From a single Centropristis striata isolate RG_2023a ecotype Rhode Island chromosome 14, C.striata_1.0, whole genome shotgun sequence genomic region:
- the rp9 gene encoding retinitis pigmentosa 9 protein has protein sequence MSDKKRRREKEERRDHKRHKSSKQDLEKLKTNTKKLIQEVKQLKHVETFYEKPPPGLIKEHEDKPEDCIPAEPGNEEARSFLAHAPTRGLWMPLGKEVKVMQCWRCKRYGHRTGDRECPFFIKGNQKLEQFRVAHEDPMYDIIRENKRNEKETRIQQLQQMLQDTTSSDSDSSSSSSSSSDHHRSKKRKKRKDKKKKDKKRRKQKRKHKSSKTSDCSDSD, from the exons ATGTCGGACAAAAAGCgaagaagagagaaggaggaacGACGTGACCACAAGAGACACAAGTCCTCCAAACAGGATCTGGAGAAACTCAAAACAAACACGAAGAAACTCATCCAAGAAGTGAAACAACTGAAACACGTCGAGACGTT CTATGAGAAACCTCCACCAGGACTCATCAAG GAGCATGAGGACAAACCAGAGGACTGTATTCCTGCTGAACCAGGAAATGAAGAAGCGAGGAGCTTCCTGGCTCACGCCCCAACCAGAGGGCTGTGGATGCCTCTGGGGAAGGAGGTGAAGGTGATGCAGT GTTGGAGATGCAAGCGCTACGGCCACAGGACCGGAGACAGGGAGTGTCCCTTCTTCATCAAAGGCAACCAGAAACTAGAGCAGTTCAGAGTG GCTCATGAAGACCCAATGTACGACATCATTCGGGAAAACAAAAGGAATGAAAAAGAAACCAG gatccagcagctgcagcagatgcTTCAGGACACCACTTCCTCCGACTCTGacagctcctcctcttcctcctcctcgtccgaCCACCATCGCagcaagaaaaggaaaaagaggaaggacaagaagaagaaagacaagaagaggagaaaacagAAACGGAAGCACAAGTCCTCCAAGACCAGTGACTGCTCAGACTCAGATTGA